A genomic segment from Gadus morhua chromosome 4, gadMor3.0, whole genome shotgun sequence encodes:
- the LOC115542772 gene encoding serine/threonine-protein phosphatase 6 catalytic subunit, with translation MAPLDLDKYVEIARHCKYLPENDLKRLCDYVCDLLLEESNVQPVSTPVTVCGDIHGQFYDLCELFRTGGQVPDTNYIFMGDFVDRGYYSLETFTYLLALKAKWPDCITLLRGNHESRQITQVYGFYDECQTKYGNANAWRYCTKVFDMLTVAALIDEQILCVHGGLSPDIKTLDQIRTIERNQEIPHKGAFCDLVWSDPEDVDTWAISPRGAGWLFGSKVTNEFVHINNLKLICRAHQLVHEGYKFMFDEKLVTVWSAPNYCYRCGNIASIMVFKDVNRREPKLFRAVPDSERVIPPRTTTPYFL, from the exons ATGGCGCCCCTAGATTTGGATAAGTATGTAGAAATAGCAAGACACTGCAAATACTTGCCAGAAAATGATCTTAAG CGTCTGTGTGACTATGTATGTGACTTGCTGCTTGAAGAGTCTAATGTCCAACCGGTTTCTACGCCTGTTACCGTTTGCGGTGATATCCATGGCCAG TTTTATGACCTCTGTGAGCTGTTCAGGACTGGAGGACAAGTTCCAGACACAAATTACATTTTCATG GGAGATTTTGTGGACAGAGGCTATTACAGCTTGGAGACGTTTACGTATCTGCTGGCCTTGAAAGCAAAGTGGCCAGACTGCATCACTCTTCTCAGGGGGAACCATGAGAGCAGGCAGATAACACAAGTGTATGGATTTTATG ATGAGTGCCAAACAAAATATGGAAACGCAAACGCATGGCGATATTGCACAAAAGTGTTTGACATGCTAACTGTGGCAGCT TTGATAGACGAGCAGATCCTGTGCGTTCATGGTGGCCTGTCTCCTGACATCAAGACCTTGGACCAGATCCGCACTATTGAACGCAACCAGGAGATTCCTCATAAGGGGGCCTTCTGCGACCTGGTCTGGTCCGACCCAGAGGACGTGGACACCTGGGCCATCAGTCCCCGAGGCGCCGGCTGGCTGTTTGGCTCCAAGGTCACCAACGAG TTTGTTCACATCAACAACCTGAAGCTTATATGCCGCGCACATCAGCTCGTTCACGAGGGCTACAAGTTCATGTTCGACGAGAAGCTTGTCACGGTATGGTCCGCACCCAACTACTGCTACCGCTGTGGAAACATTGCTTCCATCATGGTGTTTAAGGACGTGAACAGGCGAGAGCCGAAGCTCTTCCGGGCTGTACCGGACTCTGAGCGGGTCATACCACCTCGAACAACAACCCCGTACTTTCTCTAA
- the scai gene encoding protein SCAI, with protein sequence MTGAEVEDDIPLGERKTVTDFCYLLDKSKQLFNGLRDLPQYGHKQWQSYFGRTFDVYTKLWKFQQQHRQVLDSRYGLKRWQIGEVASKIGQLYYHYYLRTSETSYLNEAFSFYSAIRQRSYYFQVNKEDRPELVVKKLRYYARYIVVCLLLNKMDLVKVLVKELSEEIEDYTQRFNTEDQLEWNLVLQEVAAFVEADPVMVVNDNNVVVVHSNRLQEGCVPPLEQGMVVGQLVLADALIIGNSNNQVKFSELTIDMFRMLQALEREPVNLATQTSKAGPLEPNEKPAKRENPHKYLLYKPTFSQLFTFLSASFKELPANSVLLVYLSATGVFPAGRSDYEGPYDFGGVLTNTNRDVVNGETAQKKSQAQKEMHCLHPGDLFPFTRKPLFVIVDSTNSTAFKNFNNLFGQPLVCLMSPTSYPKSVQDQTQRGSLFTLFLYCPLLAFFSVCGLSSVRRGLWERAQELLRKVYRDIGQMITRSRTMDQAFLQFYGDEFLRLILIRFVFCSAALRMHKLFRETRSFPESYPELPKQDTVESSVLQKHILELAAMLDVQNLFWDDSLEGY encoded by the exons ATGACTGGAGCTGAGGTTGAGGATGATATCCCGTTAGGTGAAAGGAAGACGGTCACAGATTTCTGCTATCTTTTGGACAAGTCCAAACAGCTCTTCAATGGACTTAG GGATCTTCCGCAATACGGCCACAAACAATGGCAGTCCTACTTCGGACGAACCTTTGACGTGTATACAAAGTTGTGGAAATTTCAACAGCAACACAG GCAGGTCCTGGACAGTCGGTATGGCTTGAAGAGATGGCAGATTGGGGAGGTGGCATCCAAAATCGGCCAGCTGTACTACCACTACTA CCTTCGTACCTCAGAAACCAGTTACCTGAATGAGGCGTTCTCCTTCTACTCCGCCATCCGCCAGCGCTCCTATTACTTTCAGGTCAACAAGGAAGACCG GCCAGAATTGGTTGTGAAGAAGCTCCGGTATTATGCCCGATACATCGTCGTGTGTTTACTGCTGAACAAGATGGACCTGGTGAAAGTGTTGGTCAAG GAGCTGTCTGAGGAGATCGAGGATTACACGCAGAGGTTCAACACGGAGGACCAGTTGGAATGGAACTTGGTTTTACAAGAGGTGGCAGCTTTCGTGGAG GCGGATCCCGTGATGGTCGTCAATGACAACAACGTGGTGGTGGTCCATAGCAACCGGCTCCAGGAGGGGTGCGTTCCCCCGCTGGAACAAGGCATGGTGGTGGGGCAGTTGGTCCTGGCAGACGCTCTGATCATCGGCAACAGTAACAACCAG gtgaagTTCAGTGAGCTGACCATTGACATGTTCCGCATGCTCCAAGCTCTGGAGCGGGAGCCAGTGAACCTGGCCACGCAGACTTCTAAAGCAGGCCCTCTG GAGCCAAATGAGAAGCCAGCGAAACGAGAGAACCCTCATAAGTATCTTCTATACAAGCCAACCTTCAGCCAGCTTTTTACCTTCTTGTCTGCCTCTTTTAAG GAACTGCCTGCAAACAGTGTTCTGCTGGTGTACCTGTCTGCTACTGGAGTCTTCCCAGCTGGCCGGTCAGATTATGAAG GTCCGTATGATTTCGGAGGAGTTCTGACCAATACGAACCGAGACGTTGTGAACGGGGAGACGGCGCAGAAGAAAAGTCAGGCCCAGAAAGAAATGCACTG CCTTCATCCTGGAGACCTGTTCCCTTTCACCCGGAAGCCTCTTTTTGTCATTGTGGATTCCACCAACAGTACAGCATTTAAG AACTTCAACAACCTCTTTGGCCAGCCTCTGGTGTGTCTAATGTCTCCAACATCGTATCCTAAGAGTGTACAAG ATCAGACCCAAAGAGGCAGTCTATTCACGCTGTTCCTCTACTGCCCCCTGTTGGCGTTCTTCTCCGTGTGTGGCTTGAGCAGCGTGCGGCGTGGCCTATGGGAGCGGGCTCAGGAGTTGCTCCGAAAGGTCTACCGTGACATCGGTCAGATGATAACGCGATCGAGGACAATGG ACCAAGCCTTTCTACAGTTCTACGGAGACGAGTTCCTCCGACTGATCCTCATCCGCTTCGTGTTCTGCTCCGCCGCACTCAGGATGCACAAGCTCTTCAGA GAGACCCGGAGCTTCCCAGAGTCCTACCCGGAGCTCCCCAAGCAGGACACGGTGGAGAGCAGCGTCCTGCAGAAGCACATCCTGGAGCTGGCCGCCATGCTGGACGTGCAGAACTTGTTCTGGGATGACTCACTAGAGGGCTACTAG